The Impatiens glandulifera chromosome 3, dImpGla2.1, whole genome shotgun sequence genome contains a region encoding:
- the LOC124931397 gene encoding uncharacterized protein LOC124931397 yields MMAVGQVCPHRLVVQDISLSRRQRGFDFPWG; encoded by the coding sequence ATGATGGCGGTCGGTCAAGTATGCCCCCATCGTCTAGTGGTTCAGGACATCTCTCTTTCAAGGAGGCAGCGGGGATTCGACTTCCCCTGGGGGTAG